The genomic stretch ACGTACCGCGGATAGCGCCGCGCGATAAAGGACGGGGATGCGAAAACGTCCCGCATCAGATCATTCGTAGACGCCGTCGTCGAACAAACCGGCGGCAGCCGCCGCGCCCGCGCCACGCACGGCGCATGTGAGCGGTTCGTCCGCGACGTGGACCTCGAGGCCGAGTTCATTGGTCAGGCGGCGGCCCAGATTGCCGAGCAGCGCGCCGCCGCCGGTCAGCACGATGCCGCTGTGCGCGATATCGGTCACCAGTTCGGCCGGCGCCGTTTCAAGCGCGCGCTTCACGGCGCCGATCACCTGACGCAGCGGGCCCTCGATCGCATCGGCAATATCGTGGTTGCTCAACTGAACCGTGCGCGGCAAGCCGTCGTCGACGCTGCGCCCGGTCGCGTTCATATGCTCGACCGGCACGTCGCGCAGGGCCGAACCGATGCCCTTCTTGACATGTTCGGCGGTTTGCTCGCCGAGCAGCACGCCATACAGGTTGCGCACGTAACTGACGATCGCCATGTCGAAACTGTCGCCGCCCACGCGAATCGAGCCGCTATAGGCGAGGCCGCCGAGCGAGATCACGCCGACTTCGGTCGCGCCGCCGCCGATGTCGACCACCATTGAGCCGATCGCCTCAGATACCGGCAGGCCCGCACCGACCGCCGACGCCAGCGATTCGCCGATCAGACTGACCTTCCACGCGCCGGCCGCCACCGCGGCTTCCTTGATCGCGCGACGCTCGACCTGGGTGGCGCCCGCCGGCACGCACACGGTGAACGCGGCGCGCCGGCTGAACAGCGGCCGCGGGCGGGCCATGTCGACGAATTGCCGGATCATCTGCTCGGCAGCTGGAAAATTGGCGATCACGCCGTGCCGCATCGGCCGCACGGCTTCGACGTTGACCGGCGCGCGGCCGAGCAGCTGGCGCGCTTCGGTGCCCACTGCCGCCACGCGTTTTTGCCCGGCGGCGGATTCTTTCTGGAAAGCCACGACGGACGGCTCGTTCAGCACGATGCCGCCGTTGTCGGTATAGATGAGGGTATTGGCCGTGCCGAGGTCCACCGCCACGGAATGGCGGAACAGTCGATCGAAAAGCGGGTAATGCGGCGTCGGTCTGGCCATAGGAAGGCTCTGATGTATCGTTATCCGCCCTTGCCGGGCAGTCTGGAAAATGCGCCCCCGGTCACCCGAGCCGCTTGGCACGCCCGGATGGGCGTTGCGCGGTCCGCGCGGCGAGGGTGATTTTCATGCTTATGAGCGATTAACGGCAAGCAGATCAGGATCTTTAGAGCCACTTTTCAATCAGGGCCGTGTCAGCCGCGCGACAAAGCCCCAAGCGCGCGCTCCAGGGCTTGCTTGCCGAGCTCGACACCGTCCGCGTTAATCGTGTGACCGATGCCGGGCAAAGCGTAGGCATCGACCGTATAGCCGGCGTTGCTGAATGCATCCGCGGCGTATTCCAGTTCCTGCACCGGGATCACTCCGTCTTCTTCGCCGTGCACTAGCGTGAGCGGTGTACCGTTCCGCGCGACGATCACCGACGCGAGCCGCCCCGAATACGCGACGACGGCAGCAGCGCCTTCCGCGCTCGTCGCCACGTGATGCATCGCCATGATCGAGCCTTGCGAGAAGCCGACCAATGCAAGGCAATCGAAAGAAAGCTGCCGGTACGCCAGTTCCGCCTCGAGCATGCGTCGCAACGCCGGATAGGCGGCAACAACACGCGCCTCGCGATTGCCCTCGTTGACATCACGCAGGCTGAACCACTGGCGCCCGCCGAAGCCGCCGTCGAAGGCCTCAGTGCCGTCGAGCGAGGCGAACGCCACGTCCGGCAAGCTCTCGCTCCAGATGTCCGCGAGCGGCATCAGATCGCGCGCATTGCTGCCTACGCCATGCATCAGCACCACCAATGCTTTGGCTGGCGTTGTTGCCGGCGCGCGCCGCCAGCCGTGTTCGAATTGCTCCCAAGCCATATTCCACTCCTCTCTTTACTCTCGGTTCGTGTTTCCGCACGCGCGGCCAACCACGCGGCAGCGCCCTGCCCTCCGTGGCGCCTGACTTAGCTTCGCTCGCGCAGCCGTCGCGATGCCTCGCGATACCCCGCGTGGCCTTGCGTGGCCTTGCGTGGCCTTGCGTGGCCTTGCGTGGCCTGCGTGGCCTGCGTGGCCTTGCGTGGCGTCACGTCGCTTCGCGAAGCTCCATGCAGCCTCAGCCGGGAGCATACGCTGCCGGACTGGTTTCCGCCGCCCGACCTGCATGGCTCGACGGCGCCAAAACGTGAATACAGGTATGCTTTTGCGAGCACTCGACCGCCCGGCTCATTGCCCGGGCAGTGCATAAACCACCGTAGGGAACGTCCGTAGCATCGCAATCCGGAGAATCGTTTGAGCCAGCCCTCTTCCGCTCCCGGTGCCACGCCGCCCGCACCACCGCCGCCGTTACAAGGCGGGAAACTGGTTCTGGCGACGATCGCCGTCGCGCT from Paraburkholderia phytofirmans OLGA172 encodes the following:
- a CDS encoding rod shape-determining protein — protein: MARPTPHYPLFDRLFRHSVAVDLGTANTLIYTDNGGIVLNEPSVVAFQKESAAGQKRVAAVGTEARQLLGRAPVNVEAVRPMRHGVIANFPAAEQMIRQFVDMARPRPLFSRRAAFTVCVPAGATQVERRAIKEAAVAAGAWKVSLIGESLASAVGAGLPVSEAIGSMVVDIGGGATEVGVISLGGLAYSGSIRVGGDSFDMAIVSYVRNLYGVLLGEQTAEHVKKGIGSALRDVPVEHMNATGRSVDDGLPRTVQLSNHDIADAIEGPLRQVIGAVKRALETAPAELVTDIAHSGIVLTGGGALLGNLGRRLTNELGLEVHVADEPLTCAVRGAGAAAAAGLFDDGVYE
- a CDS encoding alpha/beta hydrolase, whose product is MAWEQFEHGWRRAPATTPAKALVVLMHGVGSNARDLMPLADIWSESLPDVAFASLDGTEAFDGGFGGRQWFSLRDVNEGNREARVVAAYPALRRMLEAELAYRQLSFDCLALVGFSQGSIMAMHHVATSAEGAAAVVAYSGRLASVIVARNGTPLTLVHGEEDGVIPVQELEYAADAFSNAGYTVDAYALPGIGHTINADGVELGKQALERALGALSRG